The Kitasatospora setae KM-6054 genome contains a region encoding:
- a CDS encoding patatin-like phospholipase family protein has protein sequence MRGLVLGGGGLAGISWETGLLHGLAEAGIDVPGTADHVLGTSAGATVAGQLASGLPLAELYRRQTDPDAQNPEIVPPLDVVGPLFETFQRMIAEITDPAELRRRVGEFALAADTVPAADRLAVIAARLPGRDWPAWPLTLTAVDADSGEPRTFDRHSGVPLLDAVAASCAVPGLWPTVEIDGRRYMDGGIRSSNNADLMAGRQAVLVLAPMADPFLAAELALLETTGRVLAVSPDEDSLAAAGPNPLDTAVRTPSAEAGRAQGHRIADLVRDLWTV, from the coding sequence ATGCGCGGACTCGTACTCGGCGGCGGCGGACTCGCCGGCATCTCCTGGGAGACCGGCCTGCTGCACGGCCTCGCCGAAGCCGGGATCGACGTCCCCGGCACCGCCGACCACGTCCTCGGCACCTCGGCCGGCGCCACCGTCGCCGGCCAGCTCGCCTCCGGCCTCCCGCTCGCCGAGCTCTACCGGCGGCAGACCGACCCGGACGCCCAGAACCCCGAGATCGTCCCGCCCCTCGACGTCGTCGGCCCCCTCTTCGAGACCTTCCAGCGCATGATCGCCGAGATCACCGACCCCGCCGAACTCCGCCGCCGCGTCGGCGAGTTCGCGCTCGCCGCGGACACCGTCCCGGCCGCCGACCGGCTCGCCGTGATCGCCGCCCGGCTCCCCGGCCGCGACTGGCCCGCCTGGCCGCTCACCCTCACCGCCGTCGATGCCGACAGCGGCGAACCCCGCACCTTCGACCGCCACAGCGGTGTCCCGCTGCTCGACGCCGTCGCCGCCAGCTGCGCCGTCCCCGGCCTCTGGCCCACCGTCGAGATCGACGGCCGCCGCTACATGGACGGCGGCATCCGCAGCTCCAACAACGCCGACCTGATGGCCGGTCGGCAGGCCGTCCTGGTCCTCGCCCCGATGGCCGACCCGTTCCTCGCCGCCGAACTGGCCCTGCTCGAAACCACCGGCCGGGTCCTCGCCGTCAGCCCCGACGAGGACTCGCTCGCCGCGGCCGGCCCCAACCCGCTGGACACCGCCGTCCGCACCCCCTCCGCCGAGGCCGGCCGGGCCCAGGGCCACCGGATCGCCGACCTGGTCCGCGACCTCTGGACGGTCTGA
- a CDS encoding ABC transporter ATP-binding protein: protein MVVVEDVHRTFGEGDRAVHAVRGVSFTARAGELTALRGRSGSGKTTLLNLVGGLDTPSSGSISIAGTDLAGLDEAGRLELRRDRIGFVFQSFGLISVLTAAENVGVPMRLRKVAVKEREERVRTLLAMVGLAEHAEQRPTEMSGGQQQRVAVARALANEPALLIADEPTGQLDSDTGLAIMQLLRAVVRSEGVTALVATHDPQLMELADRVVELRDGRIVE, encoded by the coding sequence ATGGTGGTCGTGGAGGACGTGCACCGGACGTTCGGGGAGGGCGACCGGGCGGTGCACGCGGTGCGCGGGGTGTCGTTCACGGCGCGGGCCGGCGAGCTGACGGCGCTGCGGGGCCGGTCGGGCTCGGGCAAGACGACGCTGCTGAACCTGGTGGGCGGGCTGGACACGCCGTCCTCGGGGAGCATCAGCATCGCCGGGACGGACCTGGCGGGGCTGGACGAGGCGGGCCGGCTGGAGCTGCGGCGGGACCGGATCGGCTTCGTGTTCCAGTCGTTCGGGCTGATCTCGGTGCTGACGGCGGCGGAGAACGTCGGGGTGCCGATGCGGCTGCGCAAGGTCGCGGTGAAGGAGCGCGAGGAGCGGGTCCGGACGCTGCTGGCGATGGTGGGCCTGGCGGAGCACGCCGAGCAGCGGCCGACCGAGATGTCGGGCGGCCAGCAGCAGCGGGTGGCGGTGGCGCGGGCGCTGGCGAACGAGCCGGCGCTGCTGATCGCGGACGAGCCGACCGGCCAGCTGGACTCGGACACCGGGCTGGCGATCATGCAGCTGCTGCGCGCGGTGGTGCGCAGCGAGGGCGTGACGGCGCTGGTGGCGACGCACGACCCGCAGCTGATGGAGCTGGCGGACCGGGTCGTGGAGCTGCGGGACGGTCGGATCGTCGAGTAG
- a CDS encoding response regulator: MTRVLVVDDEPQIVRALVINLKARKYEVDSAHDGASALELAAARHPDVVVLDLGLPDMDGVEVIRGLRGWTRVPIIVLSARHASDEKVEALDAGADDYVTKPFGMDELLARMRAAVRRAEPVTAEGESVVATDSFTVDLAAKKVNRQGADVRLTPTEWHLLEVLVRNSGRLVSQTQLLQEVWGPAYRKETNYLRVYLAQLRRKLEADPSHPRHFITEPGMGYRFEP; the protein is encoded by the coding sequence ATGACCCGGGTCCTGGTGGTGGACGACGAACCGCAGATCGTCCGCGCCCTGGTGATCAACCTCAAGGCCCGCAAGTACGAGGTCGACTCCGCGCACGACGGCGCGAGCGCCCTGGAGCTGGCCGCCGCCCGCCACCCCGACGTGGTGGTGCTCGACCTCGGCCTGCCCGACATGGACGGCGTCGAGGTGATCCGCGGCCTGCGCGGCTGGACCAGGGTGCCGATCATCGTGCTCTCCGCCCGGCACGCCTCCGACGAGAAGGTCGAGGCGCTGGACGCCGGCGCCGACGACTACGTCACCAAGCCGTTCGGCATGGACGAGCTGCTGGCCCGGATGCGGGCCGCCGTCCGCCGCGCCGAGCCGGTCACCGCGGAGGGCGAGTCGGTGGTCGCCACCGACAGCTTCACCGTCGACCTGGCCGCGAAGAAGGTCAACCGTCAGGGCGCCGACGTCCGGCTCACCCCCACCGAGTGGCACCTGCTGGAGGTGCTGGTGCGCAACTCCGGGCGGCTGGTCAGCCAGACCCAGCTGCTCCAGGAGGTGTGGGGCCCGGCCTACCGCAAGGAGACCAACTACCTGCGGGTCTACCTGGCGCAGCTGCGCCGCAAGCTGGAGGCCGACCCCTCGCACCCCCGGCACTTCATCACCGAACCGGGCATGGGCTACCGCTTCGAGCCCTGA
- a CDS encoding potassium channel family protein produces the protein MRVAIAGAGAVGRSIAGELLENGHEVLLIDKNPNSISVERVPLAEWLLADACEITSLDEAALQRCHVVIAATGDDKVNLVVSLLAKTEYGVPRVVARVNNPKNEWLYNESWGVDVAVSTPRLMSALVEEAVSVGDLVRLMRFSQGNANLVELTLAADTALVGTRVGDVAWPVDTALVTIIRAGRVLVPGGSDTLEAGDELLFVAAQEREEELETLLAG, from the coding sequence ATGCGCGTCGCCATCGCCGGAGCAGGGGCCGTCGGCCGTTCCATCGCCGGGGAGCTGCTGGAGAACGGCCACGAGGTCCTGCTGATCGACAAGAACCCGAACTCCATCTCGGTGGAGCGGGTCCCGCTCGCCGAGTGGCTGCTCGCCGACGCCTGCGAGATCACCTCGCTGGACGAGGCGGCCCTGCAGCGCTGCCACGTGGTGATCGCCGCCACCGGTGACGACAAGGTCAACCTGGTGGTCTCGCTGCTCGCCAAGACCGAGTACGGCGTGCCGCGGGTGGTCGCCCGGGTGAACAACCCGAAGAACGAGTGGCTGTACAACGAGTCCTGGGGCGTGGACGTCGCGGTCTCCACCCCGCGCCTGATGTCGGCGCTGGTCGAGGAGGCGGTGAGCGTCGGCGACCTGGTCCGCCTGATGCGCTTCTCCCAGGGCAACGCCAACCTGGTCGAGCTGACCCTGGCCGCCGACACCGCACTGGTCGGCACCCGGGTGGGCGACGTCGCCTGGCCGGTGGACACCGCGCTGGTCACCATCATCCGGGCCGGACGGGTGCTGGTGCCGGGCGGCAGCGACACCCTGGAGGCCGGTGACGAGCTGCTGTTCGTCGCCGCCCAGGAGCGCGAGGAGGAGCTGGAGACGCTGCTGGCCGGCTGA
- a CDS encoding sensor histidine kinase, with protein sequence MVHTARGRLRIYLGAAPGVGKTYAMLAEAHRRIERGADVAVGFVETHGRARTAELLTGLETVPRRTMTHRGAEFTELDLDAVLARDPAVALVDELAHTNVPGARNAKRWQDVEELLAAGIDVVSTVNIQHLESLGDVVEGITGVRQRETVPDEVVRRADQIELVDMSPQALRRRLAHGNVYAPEKVDAALAHYFRPGNLTALRELALLWTADRVDEYLQRYRAEQGIQGTWQARERIVVGLTGGPEGATLVRRAARIAARNSAGELLAVHISRSDGLSGSSPQALIEQRALVESLGGSFHTVLGDDPAAGLLDFARGVNATQIVIGTSRRKVWQYVYGPGVGYTVTRDSGDIDVHMVNHEHAARGRGRIPIRRVTDLGRTRTVAGWVIGVAGPPLLALLLTRLGGPGLSTDMLLFLALTVCAALVGGLFPAIASALVSSSALNYYFAPPIHTFTIAQPENIVAVAIFAAVGIAVATVVDVAARRSHVAARAQAEAQTLSALAGTVLRGAPTGEGVLTALLEQVRETFQQEAVALLERTDAHGPWQAAAAVGPRPPAGPEQADADVPVGERLALVLRGRVLPAADRRMLGAFANQAAVLLERRRLAGEAAAARREAEGNRIRTALLAAVSHDLRTPLAGIKAAVSSLRAEDVEWDEEDEAELLAGIESGADRLDHLINNLLDMSRLQTGTVTPLLRPTDLDEVVPFALGGVPPGSVRLDVPESLPMVRADAGLLERVLANLVENAVKYGPPGSPVLVKADLLERSGRVELRVVDRGPGVPEEARERIFAPFQRYGDAPRGAGVGLGLAVARGFAEAMGGAVTAEDTPGGGLTMVVALPAAPSGPHPDERTERTERTEHAERAEQGGRTERDERKAGPA encoded by the coding sequence ATGGTGCACACGGCCCGCGGCAGGCTGCGGATCTACCTCGGGGCGGCCCCGGGCGTCGGCAAGACCTACGCGATGCTGGCCGAGGCGCACCGCCGGATCGAGCGCGGCGCGGACGTGGCGGTCGGCTTCGTCGAGACCCACGGCCGGGCCCGCACCGCCGAACTGCTGACCGGCCTGGAGACCGTGCCGCGCCGGACGATGACCCACCGCGGCGCCGAGTTCACCGAGCTCGACCTGGACGCGGTGCTGGCCCGCGACCCGGCGGTGGCGCTGGTCGACGAGCTGGCCCACACCAACGTGCCGGGCGCGCGCAACGCCAAGCGCTGGCAGGACGTCGAGGAGCTGCTGGCCGCCGGGATCGACGTGGTCTCCACCGTCAACATCCAGCACCTGGAGTCGCTGGGCGACGTGGTCGAGGGGATCACCGGCGTCCGGCAGCGGGAGACCGTCCCGGACGAGGTGGTGCGCCGGGCGGACCAGATCGAGCTGGTCGACATGTCCCCGCAGGCGCTGCGCCGCCGGCTGGCGCACGGCAACGTGTACGCGCCGGAGAAGGTGGACGCGGCGCTCGCGCACTACTTCCGGCCCGGCAACCTGACCGCGCTGCGCGAGCTGGCGCTGCTGTGGACGGCCGACCGGGTCGACGAGTACCTCCAGCGCTACCGGGCCGAGCAGGGCATCCAGGGCACCTGGCAGGCCCGGGAGCGGATCGTGGTCGGCCTGACCGGCGGCCCCGAGGGCGCCACGCTGGTCCGCCGGGCGGCCCGGATCGCGGCCCGCAACAGCGCGGGCGAGCTGCTGGCGGTGCACATCTCCCGCTCCGACGGCCTGTCCGGCTCCTCCCCGCAGGCGCTGATCGAGCAGCGCGCCCTGGTGGAGAGCCTGGGCGGCAGCTTCCACACCGTGCTCGGCGACGACCCGGCGGCCGGCCTGTTGGACTTCGCGCGCGGCGTCAACGCCACCCAGATCGTGATCGGCACCAGCCGCCGCAAGGTCTGGCAGTACGTGTACGGGCCGGGCGTCGGCTACACGGTGACCCGGGACTCCGGCGACATCGACGTCCACATGGTCAACCACGAGCACGCGGCGCGCGGCCGCGGCCGGATCCCGATCCGCCGGGTGACCGACCTGGGCCGGACCAGGACGGTCGCGGGCTGGGTGATCGGGGTGGCCGGGCCCCCGCTGCTGGCGCTGCTGCTGACCCGGCTCGGCGGGCCCGGGCTCTCCACCGACATGCTGCTGTTCCTGGCGCTGACGGTGTGCGCGGCGCTGGTCGGCGGGCTGTTCCCGGCGATCGCCTCGGCGCTGGTCTCCTCCTCGGCGCTCAACTACTACTTCGCGCCCCCGATCCACACCTTCACCATCGCCCAGCCGGAGAACATCGTCGCGGTGGCGATCTTCGCGGCGGTCGGCATCGCGGTCGCCACCGTGGTCGACGTCGCGGCCCGGCGCAGCCACGTCGCGGCCCGGGCCCAGGCCGAGGCGCAGACGCTGTCCGCGCTGGCCGGCACCGTGCTGCGCGGCGCGCCCACCGGCGAGGGGGTGCTGACGGCGCTGCTGGAGCAGGTCCGGGAGACCTTCCAGCAGGAGGCGGTGGCGCTGCTGGAGCGCACCGACGCGCACGGCCCGTGGCAGGCCGCCGCCGCGGTCGGGCCGCGCCCGCCGGCCGGGCCCGAGCAGGCCGACGCGGACGTCCCGGTCGGCGAGCGCCTCGCGCTGGTGCTGCGCGGCCGGGTGCTGCCCGCCGCGGACCGGCGGATGCTCGGCGCGTTCGCCAACCAGGCGGCCGTCCTGCTGGAGCGCCGCCGGCTGGCCGGGGAGGCGGCCGCGGCCCGCCGGGAGGCCGAGGGCAACCGGATCCGCACCGCGCTGCTGGCCGCCGTCTCGCACGACCTGCGCACCCCGCTGGCCGGGATCAAGGCCGCGGTCTCCTCGCTGCGCGCCGAGGACGTCGAGTGGGACGAGGAGGACGAGGCCGAGCTGCTGGCCGGGATCGAGTCCGGCGCGGACCGGCTCGACCACCTGATCAACAACCTGTTGGACATGAGCCGCCTGCAGACCGGCACCGTCACCCCGCTGCTGCGGCCCACCGACCTGGACGAGGTGGTGCCGTTCGCGCTCGGCGGCGTGCCGCCCGGCAGCGTGCGCCTCGACGTGCCGGAGTCGCTGCCGATGGTCCGGGCCGACGCCGGGCTGCTGGAGCGGGTGCTGGCCAACCTGGTGGAGAACGCCGTCAAGTACGGACCGCCCGGTTCACCCGTCCTGGTGAAGGCGGATCTGCTGGAGCGCTCCGGACGGGTCGAGCTGCGGGTGGTCGACCGCGGCCCGGGCGTCCCCGAGGAGGCCCGGGAGCGGATCTTCGCCCCCTTCCAGCGCTACGGCGACGCCCCGCGCGGCGCCGGCGTCGGCCTCGGCCTGGCGGTGGCCCGCGGCTTCGCCGAGGCGATGGGCGGCGCCGTCACCGCCGAGGACACCCCCGGCGGCGGCCTGACCATGGTGGTCGCGCTGCCCGCCGCCCCGTCCGGGCCGCACCCCGACGAACGCACCGAACGCACCGAACGCACCGAACACGCCGAGCGCGCCGAGCAAGGCGGGCGCACCGAACGAGACGAGCGAAAGGCCGGTCCCGCATGA
- a CDS encoding potassium channel family protein: protein MHIVIMGCGRVGSALARTLEKQGHSVAVIDQDPTAFRRLGAGFHGRRVTGVGFDQDTLKEAGIEEAGAFAAVSSGDNSNIIAARVARENFGVEHVAARIYDPRRAEVYQRLGIPTVATVRWTADQMLRRLLPSGAEPVWQDPSGAVQLAEVAFNPAWIGHRLAELEEAAGVRVAFVTRVGEGVLPNPQMVVQEGDLVHVMLRRNELTAVEAAFAQGPEEAGH, encoded by the coding sequence GTGCACATCGTCATCATGGGCTGCGGACGGGTCGGCTCCGCCCTGGCCAGAACGCTCGAGAAACAAGGCCATTCGGTCGCGGTGATCGACCAGGACCCGACCGCCTTCCGGCGGCTCGGGGCCGGTTTCCACGGCCGCCGGGTCACCGGCGTCGGCTTCGACCAGGACACCCTGAAGGAAGCCGGCATCGAGGAGGCGGGCGCCTTCGCCGCCGTCTCCAGCGGTGACAACTCCAACATCATCGCGGCCCGGGTGGCCCGGGAGAACTTCGGCGTCGAGCACGTCGCGGCCCGGATCTACGACCCGCGCCGCGCCGAGGTCTACCAGCGCCTGGGCATCCCGACGGTCGCCACCGTCCGCTGGACGGCCGACCAGATGCTGCGCCGGCTGCTGCCGAGCGGCGCCGAGCCGGTCTGGCAGGACCCGTCGGGCGCCGTCCAGCTCGCCGAGGTCGCGTTCAACCCGGCCTGGATCGGCCACCGGCTCGCCGAGCTGGAGGAGGCCGCCGGGGTCCGGGTGGCGTTCGTCACCCGGGTCGGCGAGGGCGTGCTGCCCAACCCGCAGATGGTGGTCCAGGAGGGCGACCTGGTGCACGTGATGCTGCGCCGCAACGAACTGACCGCGGTCGAGGCGGCCTTCGCCCAGGGTCCCGAGGAGGCTGGTCACTGA
- a CDS encoding OB-fold nucleic acid binding domain-containing protein codes for MSGDNVGDQPQGRFRRMLNRLTSSSEELEAEELRQDTAEAGCTPIAACGDREIVTVAGTLRTVTLRPRAGVPALEAELFDGTEALDVVWLGRRSIVGIEPGRRLIASGRIGHARGRRVLFNPRYELRPVGHGSETA; via the coding sequence ATGAGTGGTGACAACGTCGGCGACCAGCCGCAAGGCCGTTTCCGCCGCATGCTGAACCGGCTGACCTCCTCCTCGGAGGAGCTGGAGGCCGAGGAGCTGCGGCAGGACACCGCGGAGGCGGGCTGCACCCCGATCGCCGCCTGCGGCGACCGCGAGATCGTCACCGTCGCGGGCACGCTGCGCACCGTCACGCTCCGCCCGCGTGCGGGGGTGCCCGCGCTGGAGGCCGAGCTGTTCGACGGCACCGAGGCACTGGACGTGGTCTGGCTCGGCCGGCGCTCGATCGTCGGCATCGAGCCGGGCCGCCGCCTGATCGCCAGCGGCCGGATCGGCCACGCACGCGGGCGCCGCGTGCTCTTCAACCCCCGCTACGAGCTGCGTCCGGTGGGACACGGGAGCGAGACCGCGTGA
- a CDS encoding APC family permease — MPADLPKRILIGRALRSDKLGETLLPKRIALPVFASDALSSVAYAPEEILLTLSLAGASAIHFSWQIGVVVAIVMLAVVASYRQNVHAYPSGGGDYEVATVNHGPNSGLVVASALMVDYILTVAVSTTSGVANVVSAVPALRGHEMALSVFLVILLMGMNLRGVRESGSAFAVPTYAFMVGVIGMVVYGLVRHFGFGDSLPAESSAYHLAATPGNDSLAGFALVFLLLKAFSSGCAALTGVEAISNGVPAFRKPKSKNAATTLLMMASIAVTMFMGIIYLAHLTGTQMAENPAEQLIGAPENYHQKTVLAQISEAVFSNFTPGFYFIAATTGLILVLAANTAFNGFPVLGSILAQDRYLPRQLHTRGDRLAFSNGIVLLAGAAILFIVAFGADPNRLIQLYIVGVFVAFNMSQSGMIRHWTRLLRTETDPKKRAHMQRSRAINTFGLVMTMAVLIVVLATKIGHAWIAIALMVVLFVMMKAIHRHYDRVNAELKAAEEPDDAAPPTRVHAIVLVSKIHKPALRALAYARLARAQTLEAVTVNVDPADTAALRQDWEERGLDVPLKVLDSPYREVTGPVLEYVKNLRRSSPRDVVAVYIPEYVVGHWYEHLLHNQSALRLKGRLLFKPGVMVTSVPWQLESSERRKAPKAWSAPGAVRRGEPRRRPPVSADASGSAGSAGSAGSGDEGPGGADAAPRD, encoded by the coding sequence ATGCCTGCTGACCTACCGAAACGCATCCTGATCGGGCGTGCGCTGCGCAGCGACAAGCTGGGGGAGACGCTGCTCCCCAAGCGCATCGCGCTGCCGGTGTTCGCCTCGGACGCCCTCTCCTCCGTCGCGTACGCGCCCGAGGAGATCCTGCTGACGCTGTCGCTGGCCGGCGCCTCGGCCATCCACTTCTCCTGGCAGATCGGCGTCGTGGTCGCCATCGTGATGCTCGCGGTGGTCGCGTCGTACCGGCAGAACGTGCACGCCTACCCGAGCGGCGGCGGCGACTACGAGGTCGCCACCGTCAACCACGGGCCGAACTCCGGCCTGGTGGTGGCGAGTGCCCTGATGGTCGACTACATCCTGACCGTGGCGGTGTCGACCACCTCCGGCGTGGCCAACGTGGTCTCGGCGGTGCCCGCGCTGCGCGGGCACGAGATGGCGCTGTCGGTGTTCCTGGTCATCCTGCTGATGGGCATGAACCTGCGCGGCGTGCGCGAGTCCGGCTCGGCGTTCGCCGTCCCGACGTACGCCTTCATGGTCGGGGTCATCGGCATGGTGGTCTACGGCCTGGTCCGGCACTTCGGGTTCGGCGACTCGCTGCCCGCGGAGAGCTCCGCGTACCACCTGGCGGCGACGCCCGGGAACGACTCGCTGGCCGGGTTCGCGCTGGTGTTCCTGCTGCTGAAGGCGTTCTCCTCCGGCTGTGCGGCGCTGACCGGCGTCGAGGCGATCTCCAACGGCGTGCCGGCCTTCCGGAAGCCGAAGAGCAAGAACGCCGCCACCACGCTGCTGATGATGGCCAGCATCGCCGTGACGATGTTCATGGGCATCATCTACCTGGCCCACCTGACCGGCACGCAGATGGCCGAGAACCCGGCCGAGCAGCTGATCGGCGCGCCGGAGAACTACCACCAGAAGACCGTGCTGGCGCAGATCTCCGAGGCGGTGTTCTCCAACTTCACGCCCGGCTTCTACTTCATCGCGGCGACCACCGGCCTGATCCTGGTGCTGGCCGCGAACACCGCGTTCAACGGCTTCCCGGTGCTCGGCTCGATCCTCGCCCAGGACCGCTACCTGCCCCGGCAGCTGCACACCCGCGGCGACCGGCTCGCCTTCTCCAACGGCATCGTGCTGCTGGCCGGCGCGGCGATCCTGTTCATCGTGGCGTTCGGCGCCGACCCGAACCGGCTGATCCAGCTGTACATCGTCGGCGTCTTCGTGGCGTTCAACATGAGCCAGTCCGGCATGATCCGGCACTGGACCAGGCTCCTGCGCACCGAGACCGACCCGAAGAAGCGCGCCCACATGCAGCGCAGCCGGGCGATCAACACCTTCGGCCTGGTGATGACCATGGCCGTGCTGATCGTGGTGCTCGCCACCAAGATCGGCCACGCCTGGATCGCGATCGCCCTGATGGTCGTGCTGTTCGTGATGATGAAGGCGATCCACCGGCACTACGACCGGGTCAACGCCGAGCTCAAGGCCGCCGAGGAGCCCGACGACGCCGCCCCGCCGACCCGGGTGCACGCCATCGTGCTGGTCTCCAAGATCCACAAGCCCGCGCTGCGCGCCCTCGCCTACGCCCGCCTCGCCCGGGCCCAGACCCTGGAGGCCGTCACCGTCAACGTCGACCCGGCCGACACCGCGGCGCTCCGCCAGGACTGGGAGGAGCGCGGCCTCGACGTCCCGCTCAAGGTCCTCGACTCGCCGTACCGCGAGGTCACCGGGCCGGTGCTGGAGTACGTCAAGAACCTGCGCCGCTCCAGCCCGCGCGACGTCGTCGCGGTCTACATCCCCGAGTACGTGGTCGGCCACTGGTACGAGCACCTGCTGCACAACCAGAGCGCGCTGCGGCTCAAGGGACGACTGCTGTTCAAGCCCGGAGTGATGGTGACCTCCGTACCCTGGCAGTTGGAGTCCTCCGAGCGGCGCAAGGCGCCCAAGGCGTGGTCCGCGCCCGGCGCGGTCCGCCGCGGCGAGCCGCGGCGGCGGCCGCCGGTGTCGGCCGACGCTTCCGGTTCGGCCGGTTCAGCCGGTTCGGCCGGTTCGGGCGACGAGGGCCCGGGCGGGGCGGACGCCGCGCCGCGCGACTGA
- a CDS encoding DUF3159 domain-containing protein, which produces MSNEAIRVGAHGPQDDERPAPGVYEPAEPERDASKEAAETVLKAFGGVRGMVDMTLPGLVYIIAFNITHKVPVAAWSALALCGVFVVLRLARRETIQHAFSGVFGVAIGAWISMKTGKAEDFYLPGLLWNVGYCVALAVSALVRWPMIGVMLGPITGEMFTWRKQNPGRLAAYTKATWAWVLIMGLKPLILFPLWAAGQINLLGWLKVALGIPPLLLAMYVTWRILLTAPPPIKAEPDEDEEEPQK; this is translated from the coding sequence GTGAGCAACGAGGCGATCAGGGTGGGTGCGCACGGCCCGCAGGACGACGAGCGGCCCGCCCCCGGCGTGTACGAGCCGGCCGAGCCGGAGCGGGACGCCTCCAAGGAGGCCGCCGAGACGGTGCTGAAGGCCTTCGGCGGCGTGCGCGGCATGGTCGACATGACGCTGCCCGGCCTGGTGTACATCATCGCGTTCAACATCACCCACAAGGTGCCGGTGGCCGCCTGGTCGGCGCTGGCGCTGTGCGGGGTCTTCGTGGTGCTCCGGCTGGCCCGCCGGGAGACCATCCAGCACGCCTTCTCCGGCGTGTTCGGCGTGGCGATCGGCGCCTGGATCTCGATGAAGACCGGCAAGGCCGAGGACTTCTACCTGCCCGGCCTGCTCTGGAACGTCGGCTACTGCGTGGCGCTGGCGGTCTCCGCGCTGGTGCGCTGGCCGATGATCGGCGTGATGCTCGGTCCGATCACCGGCGAGATGTTCACCTGGCGCAAGCAGAACCCGGGCCGACTGGCCGCCTACACCAAGGCCACCTGGGCCTGGGTGCTGATCATGGGCCTGAAGCCGCTGATCCTGTTCCCGCTGTGGGCCGCCGGCCAGATCAACCTGCTGGGCTGGCTGAAGGTCGCGCTGGGCATCCCGCCGCTGCTGCTGGCGATGTACGTGACCTGGCGGATCCTGCTCACCGCGCCGCCGCCGATCAAGGCGGAGCCGGACGAGGACGAGGAAGAACCGCAGAAGTGA